In Hamadaea flava, a genomic segment contains:
- a CDS encoding ClpP family protease, translating to MSSYMIPNVIAQHPRGERIMDVYSHLLTERIVYLGTAIDAGVANALVAQLLHLEADNPEREIQLYINCEGGDPSAMLAVYDTIRYIRPRVATICIGQAIAVGAVLLAAGAPGKRAALPHARIVLHQPAAQGRGAIPDLILQADEVVRVRADIEDILSRHTGQSPATLRADTDHDRVFTAAGAQQYGLIDVVIEERQLAVAA from the coding sequence ATGAGCAGCTACATGATCCCCAACGTCATCGCCCAGCACCCGCGGGGCGAACGCATCATGGACGTCTACTCGCATCTGCTGACCGAGCGAATCGTCTATCTCGGCACGGCGATCGACGCGGGCGTCGCGAACGCCCTGGTGGCACAACTGCTGCACCTGGAGGCGGACAATCCTGAGCGCGAGATCCAGCTCTACATCAACTGCGAGGGCGGCGACCCCAGCGCGATGCTCGCCGTGTACGACACGATCCGCTACATCCGACCTCGGGTAGCGACGATCTGTATCGGGCAGGCCATCGCCGTCGGGGCGGTGCTGCTCGCGGCCGGCGCGCCGGGCAAACGCGCCGCGCTGCCGCATGCCCGCATCGTGCTTCACCAACCCGCGGCGCAGGGGCGTGGCGCCATCCCGGACCTGATCCTGCAGGCGGACGAAGTGGTCCGCGTCCGGGCCGACATCGAGGATATCCTCTCCCGGCACACCGGGCAGAGCCCCGCGACGCTGCGCGCCGACACCGACCACGACCGCGTGTTCACGGCCGCCGGTGCACAGCAGTACGGTCTCATCGACGTGGTGATCGAGGAACGGCAACTGGCCGTAGCCGCCTGA
- a CDS encoding GNAT family N-acetyltransferase, producing MYPTHFARNAGEPTAQIMRISDRHWHALADDEVVGRGEASPRPDGRLFLSIDAWHDAVFDQLAQAMLAGLPKPLFTIVDETDHALRAQWDRAGFSTGRREWELLLPSGPHHATPPPEVKIIGVGRAERDPLRELDRAIRAEVEASAGWHTMPAEVLVRLDDATVVDPAKYAVAAQADRYVGLIRLAQIPRQPRIGLIAVRADQQRRGIARALLAHVLDSLHRVGIHSASAEVDDRNLAAMTLFESLGATRVGRNLELVCR from the coding sequence ATGTACCCAACGCATTTCGCCCGCAATGCCGGCGAACCCACAGCGCAGATCATGCGGATCTCCGACCGGCACTGGCATGCCTTGGCGGACGACGAGGTCGTGGGCCGGGGCGAAGCCTCGCCGAGACCCGACGGGCGGCTCTTCCTCAGCATCGACGCGTGGCACGACGCGGTCTTCGATCAGCTCGCCCAGGCGATGCTCGCCGGCCTGCCGAAGCCGCTCTTCACGATCGTCGACGAGACCGACCACGCTCTGAGAGCCCAGTGGGACCGGGCCGGCTTTTCGACCGGCCGTCGCGAATGGGAACTTCTGCTGCCCAGTGGGCCGCATCACGCCACGCCGCCGCCGGAGGTGAAGATCATCGGCGTCGGGCGGGCGGAGCGGGACCCGCTGCGCGAGCTGGACCGGGCGATCCGAGCCGAGGTGGAAGCGAGTGCCGGCTGGCACACGATGCCGGCCGAGGTCCTGGTCCGGCTGGACGATGCGACGGTCGTGGACCCGGCGAAGTACGCGGTGGCCGCGCAGGCCGATCGGTACGTCGGACTGATCCGACTGGCGCAGATTCCCCGGCAGCCGCGGATCGGCCTGATCGCCGTACGCGCCGACCAGCAACGGCGGGGCATCGCCCGGGCGCTGCTGGCCCACGTGCTGGATTCGCTGCACCGCGTCGGCATCCATTCCGCAAGTGCCGAGGTCGATGACCGCAATCTCGCCGCGATGACGTTGTTCGAGAGCCTCGGGGCCACTCGGGTCGGCCGCAACCTCGAGCTGGTGTGCCGCTGA
- a CDS encoding TfoX/Sxy family protein: protein MAYDKDLAERVREFAQSEPGWSEKRMFGGLATLVDGKLALAVSTHGGLLVNVAGDQAEAALAEPGTEVAVMGGREMRGWVRVDSSVCADDAALERWVRRGLVAARARKASRR, encoded by the coding sequence ATGGCGTACGACAAGGATCTGGCCGAACGCGTCCGCGAATTCGCGCAGAGTGAGCCGGGCTGGTCGGAGAAACGGATGTTCGGCGGCCTGGCCACGCTCGTGGACGGCAAGCTGGCGCTGGCCGTGAGTACGCACGGCGGCCTGCTCGTCAACGTGGCCGGTGACCAGGCCGAGGCGGCGCTCGCCGAGCCCGGGACTGAGGTCGCCGTGATGGGCGGGCGGGAGATGCGCGGCTGGGTTCGGGTGGACTCCTCAGTCTGCGCGGACGACGCCGCCCTCGAACGATGGGTGCGTCGCGGACTCGTCGCCGCGCGCGCCCGGAAGGCGTCGCGGCGATAG
- the infA gene encoding translation initiation factor IF-1 produces the protein MPRVAKGIEMEGVVLECLRNANFTVELSNGHKVLAHISGKIRKNYIKILPFDRVLVELSPYDLSRGRILFRYRN, from the coding sequence ATGCCTAGAGTAGCCAAAGGCATCGAAATGGAAGGCGTAGTCCTCGAGTGTCTGCGCAACGCGAACTTCACCGTGGAACTGAGCAACGGGCACAAGGTCCTGGCGCACATCAGCGGGAAGATCCGCAAGAACTACATCAAGATCCTGCCGTTCGACCGGGTGCTCGTCGAGCTGAGCCCGTATGACCTCAGCCGAGGCCGGATCCTGTTCCGCTACCGCAACTAG
- a CDS encoding dipeptidase — translation MTTGMIINALGILDNPNAPHSLAAAHKLVQDSEDLTVDERTIADAHDSGLTAVTITLGYTIGDAEPYAHTLREIEVWDRIIAEHSDDLVKVLTPDDIRAAHRDGRIGVVYGFQNAVALDYDLSRVHQFRDLGVRVIQLTYNQANELGDGAMAPDNRGLTPFGREAVEALCDSRIMVDLSHSGENTCLDAIRLAKLPVSINHTGCRALVDLPRNKTDEELRLVAESGGFVGIYFMPFVHPTGHARAADVVEHIVHAVNVCGEEHVGIGTDGSVTSIDDLDAYQSRLAEHVAQRKAAGVGAAGERADTYPFVVDLRGVGQFRRLIELLAQRGFSDERIDKIMGRNFLAYADRVWTA, via the coding sequence ATGACCACGGGCATGATCATCAACGCGCTCGGCATCCTCGACAACCCGAACGCGCCGCATTCGCTGGCCGCCGCGCACAAGCTGGTGCAGGACAGCGAAGACCTGACGGTCGACGAGCGGACGATCGCCGACGCGCACGACTCCGGCCTGACCGCCGTCACCATCACACTCGGCTACACGATCGGCGACGCCGAGCCGTACGCGCACACGCTGCGCGAGATCGAGGTCTGGGACCGGATCATCGCCGAGCACTCGGACGACCTCGTCAAGGTGCTGACCCCGGACGACATCCGCGCGGCCCACCGAGACGGACGGATCGGCGTCGTCTACGGCTTCCAGAACGCGGTCGCCCTCGACTACGACCTCAGCCGCGTCCACCAGTTCCGCGATCTCGGCGTACGCGTCATCCAGCTGACCTACAACCAGGCCAACGAACTCGGCGACGGTGCGATGGCCCCGGACAACCGCGGGCTCACCCCGTTCGGGCGGGAAGCCGTCGAAGCCCTGTGCGACAGCCGCATCATGGTCGACCTGTCGCACAGCGGCGAGAACACCTGCCTGGACGCGATCCGGCTCGCGAAGCTGCCGGTGTCGATCAACCACACCGGCTGCCGGGCGCTGGTCGACCTGCCCCGCAACAAGACGGACGAGGAACTGCGGCTGGTCGCCGAGTCCGGCGGGTTCGTCGGGATCTACTTCATGCCGTTCGTCCACCCGACCGGCCATGCCCGCGCCGCGGACGTCGTCGAGCACATCGTGCACGCCGTGAACGTGTGCGGAGAAGAGCACGTCGGCATCGGCACCGACGGCTCCGTCACGTCGATCGACGACCTCGACGCGTACCAGTCGCGGCTGGCCGAGCATGTCGCGCAACGGAAAGCGGCCGGGGTCGGCGCGGCCGGGGAACGGGCCGACACCTACCCGTTCGTCGTCGACCTGCGCGGCGTCGGCCAGTTCCGCCGGCTCATCGAACTGCTGGCCCAGCGCGGTTTCTCCGACGAACGGATCGACAAGATCATGGGTCGCAACTTCCTCGCGTACGCCGACCGCGTCTGGACCGCTTGA
- a CDS encoding helix-turn-helix domain-containing protein gives MAQTSLTYDPSPDGAREPSTRPRQAGRRDREPLWRHVLGDHLRSLRQERGETLAETAGRAGVSPQYLSEMERGIKEPSSEMIAAVAGALDSTLVDVASAIAENLRSSLPAGPTCRTAYALAA, from the coding sequence GTGGCTCAGACATCCCTGACGTACGACCCCTCCCCCGACGGTGCGCGGGAGCCGTCTACTCGACCGCGCCAGGCCGGACGGCGTGACCGCGAGCCCTTGTGGCGCCACGTACTCGGCGACCATCTCCGTTCTCTTCGGCAAGAACGTGGGGAGACTCTGGCCGAGACAGCCGGACGGGCGGGGGTGTCGCCCCAGTACCTCTCCGAGATGGAACGTGGCATCAAGGAACCGTCCAGCGAGATGATCGCCGCCGTCGCCGGAGCACTGGACTCGACCCTCGTGGACGTGGCGTCCGCCATCGCGGAGAACCTGCGGAGCAGCCTTCCCGCCGGACCCACCTGCCGCACGGCGTACGCGCTCGCCGCCTGA
- a CDS encoding ClpP family protease: MSDEQKPPQMTERVRRELYEHRVLVLDGSLDDDNGTLLTTQLITLAMADPTTDIALWIHSPGGSVPSMLAIRDVMRLVPCDVSTLALGIAYSAGQFLLSAGTRGKRRAMPHARVLMHQGSAGIAGSAVDVELQANDLRHTRDTVLGLISEDTGQPVERVFEDSLHDRWYTAQEALEYGFIDAIVETFDQVAPQGRRRYVGLGAFEEGASR; this comes from the coding sequence ATGAGCGATGAACAGAAGCCTCCGCAGATGACCGAACGCGTGCGGCGTGAACTCTACGAACACCGCGTCCTCGTGCTCGACGGATCACTGGACGACGACAATGGCACGTTGCTGACGACGCAGTTGATCACCTTGGCGATGGCGGATCCGACCACCGACATCGCGCTGTGGATCCACTCGCCCGGCGGATCGGTGCCGTCGATGCTCGCGATCCGGGACGTCATGCGGCTCGTTCCGTGCGACGTGTCCACGCTGGCGCTGGGCATCGCCTACAGCGCCGGCCAATTCCTGCTCTCGGCCGGGACTCGCGGCAAGCGGCGGGCGATGCCGCACGCCCGGGTGCTCATGCATCAGGGCTCGGCGGGCATCGCAGGGTCGGCGGTCGACGTCGAGTTGCAGGCCAACGATCTCCGGCATACGCGCGACACCGTGCTCGGGTTGATCTCCGAAGACACCGGCCAACCCGTCGAGCGGGTTTTCGAAGACTCGCTGCACGATCGCTGGTACACCGCCCAGGAGGCGTTGGAGTACGGATTCATCGACGCGATCGTGGAGACGTTCGACCAGGTCGCACCGCAGGGGCGCCGCCGCTACGTGGGCCTGGGCGCGTTCGAGGAAGGTGCCTCCCGATGA